The following are encoded together in the Bradyrhizobium sp. CCGUVB1N3 genome:
- a CDS encoding electron transfer flavoprotein subunit alpha/FixB family protein, with the protein MSSTPKSRAPAAAAAGRAATKKELPDRFKAYKHVWVFVEQERGVVHPVSWELMGAGRKLADKLKVDLAAVIIGPEGEATQQAAAQSFCYGANLAYMVAHNLLGDYRNESYTKALTDVVNTYKPEILLLGATTLGRDLAGSVATTLLTGLTADCTELDVDVDGSLAATRPTFGGSLLCTIYTLNYRPQMATVRPRVMPMPKRVARPVGRIITHPLGLVEDDIVTKVLSFLPDRNSAKSNLAYADAVVAGGLGLGSPENFQLVHQLATVLGAEYGSSRPLVQKGWVTSDRQIGQTGKTIRPKLYIAAGISGAIQHRVGVEGADLIVAINTDKNAPIFDFAHIGIVTDAIHLLPPLTDAFRTRLSPHSRDRKQVEGARS; encoded by the coding sequence ATGAGCTCTACACCCAAAAGTCGCGCTCCGGCCGCCGCCGCTGCTGGGCGCGCTGCGACCAAGAAGGAGTTGCCCGATCGCTTTAAGGCTTACAAGCACGTCTGGGTTTTCGTCGAGCAGGAACGCGGTGTTGTGCACCCCGTGTCCTGGGAACTCATGGGTGCCGGCCGTAAGCTCGCCGATAAGCTCAAGGTTGATCTCGCTGCTGTCATCATCGGCCCGGAGGGTGAGGCGACGCAGCAGGCCGCTGCCCAGTCCTTCTGCTATGGCGCCAACCTCGCATACATGGTCGCCCACAATCTCTTGGGCGACTATCGCAACGAGTCCTACACCAAGGCCCTTACCGATGTCGTCAACACCTACAAGCCGGAGATCCTGCTATTGGGAGCCACGACGCTCGGTCGCGATCTCGCGGGCTCGGTCGCCACGACCCTGCTTACGGGGCTTACTGCGGATTGCACAGAGCTCGATGTCGATGTTGATGGATCGCTCGCTGCGACTCGGCCGACTTTCGGCGGCTCTTTACTCTGCACGATCTACACGCTGAACTACCGTCCGCAAATGGCTACGGTCCGCCCCCGCGTGATGCCGATGCCAAAGCGTGTCGCACGCCCGGTCGGCCGCATCATCACCCACCCACTCGGTCTCGTCGAAGACGACATCGTCACAAAAGTTCTCTCCTTCCTGCCCGACCGGAACTCAGCAAAATCAAATCTTGCTTATGCCGATGCGGTCGTTGCGGGCGGGCTTGGGCTCGGATCACCGGAGAACTTCCAGCTGGTACACCAGCTCGCGACCGTGCTTGGGGCCGAATACGGCAGTTCGCGACCGCTCGTGCAGAAGGGCTGGGTCACCTCTGATCGCCAGATCGGCCAGACCGGCAAGACGATCCGACCAAAACTCTATATCGCCGCCGGCATTTCGGGTGCGATCCAGCACCGCGTCGGCGTCGAAGGGGCCGATCTCATCGTTGCCATCAACACCGACAAGAACGCGCCAATTTTCGACTTCGCTCACATAGGCATCGTTACCGATGCCATACATCTGTTGCCGCCGCTCACCGACGCATTTCGCACGCGGCTGTCGCCACATTCCCGTGACCGTAAGCAGGTCGAAGGAGCCCGATCATGA